The sequence GCGGTGATGAACTGCTCCTTCTACCTGGCGCTCGACCGCTTGCCGATCTCGTTGGTGGCGGCAATCGAATTCGTCGGCACCATCGGCGTCGCGCTGATCGGCCTCAGGAGCGCCCGCAACCTCGTTGCCCTTGCCGTGGCCGTCACCGGCACCTTGCTGTTGATCGACGTCAAATGGTCCAGCGATCCCGTCGGCCTGTTCTGGGCCTTCCTCAACGGCGCGCTCTTCGTCGGCTACATCGTGCTCGGCCACCGTGTCGCCCGTTCGGGCGCCGGCGACGGCATTGCGGGCCTCGGTGCCGCCATGGCGGTGGCATTCATCGTCGTGCTGCCTATCGGCTTCAGCGACGCGCTGCCGGCGTTCTTCTCGCCGCCACTGCTCATCGCCGCCATCGGCGTCGGCATCTGCTCCTCGGTCATTCCCTATATCTGCGACCAGCTTGCCATGTCGCGATTGCCGCGCTCGAGTTTCGCGCTGATGCTGTCGCTGCTGCCGGTCACCGCGACGCTGATCGGCGTCATCGTGCTGCACCAGATTCCAAGCCTCGGCGATTGCCTGGGGATCGCACTGGTCGTCGCCGGCGTTGCCTTCCACAAGCCGGCGAGCACCGATTAGGCAAACCGCCTACGCCAGCTTCTGCTTCAGGAAAGCGATCGTCCTGCCCCAGGCGAGATCGGCCGCCTTCTTGTCGTAGCGGGCCGCCGACGTATCATTGTTGAAGGCATGGTTGGCGCCTTCATAGACATAGACCGTGTATTCGACATGCGCGGCATCGAGCGCTTTCTTGAAGGCATCGATGCCGGCATTAGTGCGATCGTCCAGCCCGGCATAGTGCAGCAGCAGTGCCGCCTTGATCTTCGCCGCGTCGGCGGCATTCGGCTGCATGCCGTAATAGGCGACGCTGGCAGCGAGGTCGGGCGCGTTGACAGCCAGCATGTTGGCGGTGCCGCCGCCCCAGCAGAAGCCGATGGCGCCGACCTTGCCGTTGCCGTCCTTGTCACCTTTCAGGAAAGCGACGGTCGCCACGGCGTTGGCGACGGTCTGCGCCGGATCGAGTTTGGTGAACATGTCGCGCGCCTTGTCCTCGTCATCAGGCGTGCCGCCAAGCGGCGACAGGAAATCCGGCGCCAGCGCCACGAATCCCTCCAGCGCCACGCGCCGGGCGACGTCGCGTATATGCGGGTTGAGCCCCCGGTTTTCGTGGATGACGATGACGGTGCCGAGCTTGCCGGCCTGGTTCGCCGGCCTAACCAGATAGCCCTTCATCTCGCCGCCACTGCCGGGATAGCTGATGTCCTCGCCTTTCACGCGGGCATCGTTTTCGGCAACGATCGCCGCCTGGGCGGAATTCGCCGCCAGCATCGGCGCGATCGCGGCCGCCGCGGCACCCGATCCGGCAAGCCTGGTCAGCTGTTCCATGAATCGGCGGCGATCGAGCGTCAGATGCGTGTATTCGTCATAGGCATCGATCATCGCCTGCGTGATGACAGGTTTGTCAGCAATGGGGGATCTGGTCACGGGGGCGCTCCTCGACTTTGGTGTCCTTGCGTTCGCAAGATAGGGGCTAGCCTCACATCGTCCAGTCACGGCTCAGTCACGCTCCCGTTCCCTGGCAAGCCGCGGCAACCATCATCACAATTTTGTCATCGGCGACAAATCTTGATGGCGCTGCCACAATAGTGGGGGAAACTGACTATCCGGCCGGTCCATGACGCGGCCGCGGTCCTAAGGGCCTGACGTGAAAGGAAAACTGATGACCATGACCTCGCCGATCCTGGCAACCGCCTTCATGGCTGCCACAGCCGCCATTCTGGCGATGCGCGCAACCATTGTGGCGGCGAACCGGAAGTCCATGGTCAAGGTCCGCAGCCGCCAGCGTCATCCGGCAAACACGAAAACCCAGGGTTGAGGTGAAGTCATGGACGTACAGGATATCGTGAACACCGTCTCGCAGAAGGCCGGCCTCGACCAGGCAACGACCGAAAAAGTCGTCGGCACCATTTTCTCGGTACTCGAGCACGAGGCGGAAGGCACCAGCGCCTCATCCTTCTTCGCCAGGATTCCCGGCGCCGATGCACTGGCGCAGAAATATGACGTCATGGCCGCCGCACCGGCCGGCGGCGGTGGCGGCTTCCTGTCGTCGCTGCAAGGCGCGCTTGGCGGCGTTCTCGGCGAAAAGGCGGGCGCGCTGGTCAACGGCCTCGCCGCCCTCAAGGCATCCGGCCTCGATCTGGCGCAGATCCAGAAGGCCGGCGAGACGTTGGTCCAGCAGGCCGAAGCCGCCGCCGGCCCCGATCTGACCAACCAGGTGCTGGGCTCGGTGCCCAGCCTGAAGAGCCATCTCGGGCTCGGCTAGAGCAATTCCAGGAAAAGCGTGTGCGGTTTTCCCGGGAAAAGCGCGCAGCGCTTTCCCTTGGGACTAGAGCAGTTCGCCGTTTCCGTGAAACGGTGAACTGATCTTGCGCCAGGACCGCTTCTGGCTAGCGCGACACGGCTATTTCGGCAGCGCGTAAGCCATCACATAATCCCCCGGCTTGGTGCCGACCGAGCCGTGGCCGCCGGCGACGATGACCACGAACTGGCGCCCGTCGGCGACCGTATAGGTCATCGGCGTCGACTGGCCGCCGGCGGGCAGCCTGGCCTGCCAGAGTTGCCGGCCCGACGTCAGGTCATAGGCGCGCAGATAGTTGTCGACCGCGGCACCCAGGAAGGCGACGCCGCCGGCAGTGATGATCGGCCCGCCAATGCCCGGCACGCCGACCTTCAGCGGCAGCGGCAGCGGCGTCATATCGTAGACGGTACCGTTGCGATGCTTGTAGGCGATGGTGCCGGTCCGCAGATCCGCGCCCGCGACATAACCCCAGGGTGGCGCCTGGCAGGGAATGCCGAGAGGCGACAGGAACGGCCCCATCACCACTGCGTAGGGCGCGCCCTCGTTGCGGTTCAGCCCCTGCTCGCTGCCCTTGGTGTCATCGCCCGGCGGCGGTACGTCCGCGCGGGGCACGAGTCTCGACGTAAACGCCAGATAGGTCGGCATGCCGAACATCACCTGCCGCACCGGATCGACTGCCACCCCGCCCCAGTTGAAGACTCCGAAATTGCCGGGGTAGATCAGCGATCCCTGCACCGACGGCGGCGTGTAACGGCCTTCGTAGCGCAGCTTGTGGAAGGCAATCCTGCAGGCCATCTGGTCGAACATGGTGATGCCCCACATGTCGGCATCCGTCAGCGGCTTCGGGCTGAAGGAGAGATCCGACACCGGTTGCGTCGGCGACGTGTGATCGCCCTCGACGGCGCCGCCGGGCGCCGGCACTTCCTTGACTGCAACAAGCGGTTCGCCGGTGCGCCGGTCAAGCACATAGAGGTCGCCCTGCTTGGTCGGCCCGACCAGCGCCGGCACCACTGTGCCGTCGGCCTTGGTGATGTCAATCAGGCTCGGCTGCGCCGGCACGTCCATGTCCCAGAGGTCATGGTGCACGGTCTGCCGCACCCAGCGCAACTGCCCGGTGTTGAGGTCGAGCGCGGCGATCGAGGAGGAGAATTTCTCGACATTGGCGCTACGCCCGGCGCCGAGCTGGTCCGGCGTCTGGTTGCCGAGTGGCACATAGAGCAGCCCAAGCTTCTCGTCGGCGCTCGGCGTCGACCACATGTTGGGCGAGTTGGCGGTATAGGTCTGGCCCGCCGCCAGCGGCGTCGTCTGGTCCGGGTTGCCGGAATCCCACTTCCACACCAGGGCGCCGGTGCCGACATCATAGGCGCGGATGACCCCCGACGGCTCCTGCGTCGAATAGTTGTCGTTGACCGCGCCGCCGACGATGATCTTGCTGCCTGATATCAGCGGCGCCGAGGTCGAATAGTAGTAGCCCGATTTCGGATAGGGCATGTTGGTCAGAAGGTTCAGCGTGCCGCCCTCGGCGAAGGCCGGACAGACCTGACCGCTGGCGGCGTCGAGCGCGATCAGCCGCGCATCCGAGGTCGGCAGGTAGATGCGGGTCGCGCAGGGCTGGCCGGCGGCGATGGCGGTATCGGCATAGTAGGACACGCCGCGGCAGGTCTGGTGCTGGCGGTCCTTGTCGAGCTTGATCTTGGGATCGTAGCGCCATTTTTCCTTTCCGGTCGCGGCGTCCACCGCGATGGCGAAATTATGCGGCGTGCAGATGTAGAGCGTGTCGCCGATCTTCAGCGGCGTCACCTGATAGGTGGTCTCGCCGATGTCGTCGGGCCCCTTCACATCGCCGGTGCGATAGGTCCATGCCGGCTGCAGATTGGCGACATTGTCCGGCGTGATCTGGTCGAGCGGCGAATAGCGTTGGCCAAACTGCGTGCGTCCGTAATAGTGCCACTCGCCAGCCGGCACATCATTACCCAGATTGGCTTTGGGAATCACCTTGTCGGTGTCGAGCGCGCCGTCAATGCCTTTCGGGTCGGCGGTCATCGAATAGCCGGCCACCGCCAGCGATGCCAGCACGGCCAGGATCAGCGGCGCGCGCCCGTCAGGCCCGGCAAGGCCCCGCCTTGCCCACGGCGTCAGCAGCCACAGCCCGACCAGCACGATGATGCCGCCGCGCGGGCCGAGCTCCCACCAGTCGAAGCCGATTTCCCAGACCGCCCAGGCCAGCGTGCCGAGCACAATCGCCGCATAGAGCCAGAGCGCCGTGGAACGGCGCCGGTAGAGCAGCCAGGCGGCGATCAGGAAGGCGAGGCCGACGACGATGTAGTACCAACTGCCCCCCAGCGAAGCCAGCCAGATGCCACCGCCACCAAGCGCCAGACCGAGGAGAAAGAGAACGAAGGAGGTGATGGTGACAGCCAAGATGATACTCCTTCGACTGTTGCGCGCTCGCGCGGCCATGGGCAACCCGGCGCATCGCTCCTGCCCTGCGCACAGCTTTCTCCCGCCTGCCCCGCCTGTCAAGCTGCCCACACGCCAAGGTGGCAATCCATCTTGCTTGCGTCAGGGTTTTCCCGCAGTCTCCATGGATCATCTTTCCCGTGGAGCAAGCAAAATGCCGTCATTCCTTCCGCCGCTGACGCGCATGGCGCTTGTGCTCTACTGCCTCGTCCCGCTCATTGCTGGCACGGTGGCCGCGCCGGCGCAGACAATCGGCGAGATCAATAACGCGAACGGCTTTCACGAGATGCTGATGGGCATTGGCCCGGGTTTCACCGCGGCCGTCAAATCGGCGCCGGGAACGCCGCCGCAAAAGGTCCAGGATGCCCTTGCCGCCGCCATGGAAGGTGCCTTTGATCCGGAGAAGATGGAGGCGGCCATCGAAGCCCGGATGGCGGACAAGCTCAGCGCCAGGGACCTGTCCGAGCTGGCTTCGTTTTATGCTTCACCCCTGGGCAGACGGGTCACCGCTCTGGAGATCCAGGCTTCGTCACCGCAAGCAAGGGAGGCCAAGAAGATCGGGGGCGCCAAAATCCTCGACGAGCTTCCATCCAGGGATCCGGCCAGGCTCGCATTGTACAGGAAGATGATGGACGATATCAGCGCCGTCGACACCGGAGAAGCCGTCGGCTTGAACATGGGCTATGCGATGCTTTCCGAAATGCTGGGCGCGGCCGGAAAGCCCCTGCCCGACGACCAGGTAATGGCCCTGCTGCGCAAGCAAACCGAAGGGCTTCGCCGTGACATCGCCAACGATGCCATGGAATCTGCAGCCTATATCTACCGGGATATGTCCATGGCCGACCTGAAGCTCTATGAGGCCTTCCTGGCCTCACCCGCCGGCAGCCGCTATTACGACCAGATGCAGGTCGCCCTGGGCGCGGTGATGACGGACGAGGCGCGCTCGTTCGGCCATCGATTTTTCGTCGCCCTCGGCTACCGCAAGGCCTGAACGACGGTATCCCGGGCGAGCGAGAGCTAAATGGCTGGCGAAAATCGATACTCGCCCATCCTAGTGGGCATCTTCCTGTCACAGATGCTCATCGGCACGCTGGTCGTGGTCGTTTTCCTTTGGATGGGCAAAGCCATCATCCCGAGACATGGCGGCGGTCTGTATGTGCTTGATCGAGTGCAAGACCCTTATCTCTATTGGGGTCTGCTGGCCGGAATTTTGTTCAGCCTCGTGTTCTTGCCCATCAGGTATCTCTACCAAGGTCCCAAGGGTTAAGCCCTGCCCGCATCGCGGAGCCGCATCCGAAGCCCATTCTTACCGCGCGGGCACTTTACCGGGAACAAAACGTAGACAGTTCTGGTCTTTCCCTGCCGAATCACTACATTCGGGGGGAAGATGTCCGGCTTTTCCGAAGACATGCCCTTTTTCGACGAACCCAATGCGCGGCCGACGGCCCCGTCGGGCATTGCCGCGCGCGCCATGGCTGCCCGCGGCGGCCAGAACAGTCCGCCCGATTATCTGAAGGGGCTGAATCCGGAACAAAGGCTGGCGGTGGAGACCACCGAAGGCCCGGTTCTGGTGCTGGCCGGCGCCGGCACCGGCAAGACGCGGGTGCTCACCACCCGCATCGCCCACATCCTTGCCACCGGCAAGGCCTTCCCATCGCAGATCCTCGCCGTGACCTTCACCAACAAGGCCGCGCGCGAGATGAAGCAGCGCATCGGCATCCTGATCGGCGAAGGCAATGTCGAGGGCATGCCCTGGCTCGGCACCTTCCATTCGATCGGCGTGAAGCTTTTGCGCCGTCATGCCGAGCTTGCCGGCTTGCGTTCCGACTTCACCATCCTCGACACCGACGATGTCGTGCGGCTGATCAAGCAGTTGATCCAGGCCGAGGGCCTCGACGACAAGCGCTGGCCGGCCAAGCAGTTCGCGCAGATGATCGACGGCTGGAAGAACAAGGGCCAAGGCCCGGCCGATATCGCCGAGGGCGACGCGCGCAGCTTCGCCAACGGCAAGGGCCGCGAGCTCTACAAGGCCTATCAGGAGCGGCTGCAGACGCTGAACGCCTGCGATTTCGGCGACCTGCTCTGCCACCCCATCCGCATCTTCCGCGCCAATCCGGACGTGCTGAAGGACTACCACCGGCGCTTCAAATACATCCTCGTCGACGAATACCAAGACACCAACACCGCCCAGTACATGTGGCTGCGCCTGCTGGCACAGAGGGCAGAAGGCCGCGCCACCGTTAATATCTGCTGCGTCGGCGACGACGACCAGTCCATCTATGGCTGGCGCGGCGCCGAGGTCGACAACATCCTGCGCTTCGACAAGGATTTTCCCGGCGCCACCATCATAAGGCTGGAGCGCAACTACCGCTCGACCGCGCACATCCTTGGCGCTGCCTCCCACCTCATCGCCCACAATGAGGGCCGTTTCGGCAAGACGCTGTTCACCGACCGCAACGACCCCGAGGATGGCAAGGTCAATGTCCACGCCGCCTGGGATTCCGAGGAGGAAGCCCGCGCCATCGGCGAGACCATCGAGGCCTATCAGCGCCAGAAGCATAATCTCAACGACATGGCTATCCTGGTGCGCGCGTCCTTCCAGATGCGCGCCTTCGAGGACCGCTTCATCACGCTCGGCCTCAACTATCGCGTCATCGGCGGTCCGCGCTTCTATGAGCGCATGGAAATCCGCGACGCGCTGGCCTTCTTCCGCGTCGTTGCCAACAGCGGCGACGACCTCGCCTTCGAGCGCATCGTCAACGTGCCGAAGCGCGGCCTGGGCGAAGCCACCATCCGCCAGATCCACGACACGGCGCGCGCCCTGCGCATCCCGATGCTGGAGGCCGCCGGCAACCTCGCCGAAAGCGACGAACTGAAGCCGAAGCCGCGCGCCGCATTGCGCGAAGTGGCCGCCAATTTCGAGCGCTGGCAGAAGGCGCTGGAAACCAAGCCGCACACCGAGCTCGCCGAGACCATTCTCGAGGAGAGCGGCTACACCGACATGTGGAAGAACGACCGCTCGGCCGAGGCGCCGGGACGGCTGGAGAACCTCAAGGAACTGATCCGCTCGATGGAGGAGTACGAGTCGCTGCGCTCCTTCCTCGAACATGTCGCGCTGGTCATGGATGCCGAGCAGAATGCCGGGCAGGACGCCGTCTCGATCATGACGCTGCATTCGGCCAAGGGCCTCGAATTCGAGACGGTTTTTCTCCCCGGCTGGGAGGAAGGCCTGTTTCCCCACCAGCGCGCGCTCGATGAAGGCGGCCGCTCCGGGCTGGAGGAAGAGCGCCGGCTCGCCTATGTCGGCCTCACCCGGGCCAAGAAGAACCTGCATATCTGGTTCGTCTCCAACCGCCTCATCCATGGGCTCTGGCAATCGACCATCCCGTCGCGCTTCCTCGAGGAACTGCCTGAATCCCATGTCGAGATCGCCGAAAGCGGCAATTCCTATGGCGGCTACGGCAACCCCTATGGCGGCGGCTCCTTCGCCTCCGGCCGTGGCGGCCGCCAGAATCCGTACGGCGCCTCGCGCTTCGACAATGTCGGCGCCAACACCGAAAAATCCGGCGCCTTCTCCAACACCTATTCGACACCCGGCTGGCAGCGCGCGCAGGCCAACCGCACGGAAGCGACCGACCGCAACTGGGGCACGCGCTCCGGCCATCAGGTCGAGCGCATCGGCTATGGTGAGACCGACTCGGGCTACGGCGCCGGCCGCACCAGCGTAAAGGGCCGCACCATCGACGGCGAACTGGTCGCCAAATCCGTCGCAGACAAGCCCTCGCCCTTCAGCGTCGGCGACCGCGTCTTCCACCAGAAATTCGGCAACGGCAACATCTCGGCCATAGAAGGCAACAAGCTGACCATCGACTTCGACAAGGCCGGCCAGAAACGCGTGCTGGACGGGTTCGTCGCGGCGGTGTGAGCTGCCCGGTTCCGAGCAGCTCTCAGCGCAGTTCCGGCAGTGCCTCCCTCACCGATACCTTGCCTGGTTCCACTTATGGCCCAGCAACGACAGGATGATGATCAGGCCGTTGAAGAACTGCACGTAGAAGCCGCTTAACCCTGCCGCCACCACGCCGGTCTGGATGAAGGACACGGTGACCGCGCCGATCGCGCCACCGGCCACCGTGCCGATACCGCCCCAGGTTGGCGTGCCGCCGACGAACACCGAGGCCAGGACCGGCAGGAGATAGCCGTCGCCGGCTGTCGGCCACCAGGTGAAGTTGATCATCACCGAGAACGTGCCGGCGATCGCCGCCCCGATGCCGACGAAGACGAAGACCTTCACCCGCACGCGCTTGACGTCGATGCCCATCTGCTGGGCGCTGTCAGGATTGTCGCCGACCACCCTCACCTGCGCGCCGAAACGATGCCTGTTGTAGAGCATCGCCGACAGTACGACGAAGGCGATGGCCCAGAATATCTGCACCGGAATGCCGTATATCTGGCTGGAGAAGATCTTGTAGGCCCAGCTGCCGCTGAGGCTGGTCAGCGCCATCGATTTGCCCTCGTTGATGATCTGGATCAGCCCACGCAGCAGGAAATTCATGCCGAGCGTGGCGATCAGCGACGACAGCCCGCCATAGACGACCAGCGACCCGACGAGGAAGCCGAGCAGCATGCCTGTGACGAGTGCGGCGGCAATGCCAAGGAACGGATCGTAGCCGGCCTGCACCACCAGGGCGAAGACCCAGGAGGCAAACCCCATCGTCGCCGGAAACGACAGGTCGATCTCGCCGCAGGTGACGACGAAGACCAGCGGCACCACCACGAACAGCGCCACGGGGAGCGTCGTCAGCACGGAACTGTAGAGATACCAGGTGGTGAACACGGTCGGGTTGGCGACCATGAACACCGCCATCATGACGATGAACACGGCGAGCGTGCCGAGCGATGCGCGGTTGTCGAGGACGAAGCCGCGCAGCCAATGGTCGGATGGATGTTTCCACTCCTGGCGGGCGGACCCGGCATGAGCGCGCAGAGGGCTTTCGAGATCGGGTTCCATGGTCTTGCTCATCGTGCTTGCTGCTCCGCTTCGCCGGCCTCGCGCAGTCCGGGCAACCCGCCGGGATGCGCGACGTCCTCCATGAAATTGATCAAATCTTCCGCCGACTTGACCGCGCTGCGGTCGGCGGTCAGCGCCACCTTGCCGCGATCGAGCACCACGAAGCGGTCGGCGATGTCGAAGACGTGATGGATGTTGTGGCCGATGAACAGGATCGAGCGGCCGCTCGCCCGCACCTGGCGCACGAAGTGGAACACCTTGGCGGTCTCGGTCAGCGACAGCGCCGTGGTCGGCTCGTCGAGGATGATCAGCTCGGCCTGCTTGTAGATGGCGCGCGCAATCGCCACGCCCTGGCGTTCGCCGCCCGACAGCTGGCCGACGATCGAGTGCGGCGTGAACACTTTCGAGGTGAAGCCGATCTCGCGCATCAGCCGGCTTGCCTCCTCGATCTCCTTGTTGACCTTCAGCCAGCCCATGAAGCCAGTCAGTTCGCGGCCCATGAAGATGTTGCGCACGATGGTCTGCTGCACGGCCAGCGCCCGGTCCTGGAACACCGTCTCGATGCCGGCGTCGCGGGAGCGCGCCGCGCTCCAGCCGCTCACCGGCTTGTCGCGCACGAGGATGTCGCCGCTGGTCGGCCTGACCACGCCGGACAGGATCTTGATCAGCGTCGACTTGCCGGCGCCATTGTCGCCGATGAGGCCGACCACCTCGCCGCGGTCGACGCTGAGATTGACGCCGCCCAGCGCATAGACCTGACCATAAGACTTCGTGATATCGCGCAGTTCGATGATGCGTTCGGCCATCGGATCCTCGCTTTCATTGTCGCATGCCGGCCTTTGCCGGCGGTCCTGCCGGCCGGGTCCAACCCGGCCGGCAGCCTTGGGAGGTCAGCGCAGCGCCTGCTTGGCGAGCTCTGAGACGATCTCATAGTTCTGCGGCGTGACGAAGCCGGCACCGGTGTCGACATTCATCGGGGCCAGACCCAGCACCACCTGCTGGCAAAGGCTGAGGATCGGCAGATAGCCCTGCATGAATGGCTGCTGGTCGGCTGTCAGCTGCACCCATCCACCCTTGAAGCCCTCGACGATCTGCGGGCTGGTGTCGAAGCCGAAATTGAAGATATCGCCGGGCTTCCGGCCCGCGGCCTGCATGTAGGTCGGCACATTGCCGAGCATCTGCCCGCCGGGATAGCCGACCGCCTTGACACCCGGATTGTTGAGCAACGCCGCGGTGATCACCGGGATGGCGAGGTTGGGATCGGCCGCCCACTCGGTTACGGAATTGATCTGAACGACATCGACGCCCGCCTCTTTCAGTGCGGCGACCGTTCCACGCTCGCGTGCGCCCCGGCTCTCATTGTCGAAGGGGCCGATCATGATCGCCTTGTCGCCGGATTTCAGCCCGGCCAGCTTGAACGCCTCGGCGCCGAGCGCGCGGCCCTGCTGCTCCTGCTGGGCGCCGACATAGCCGCCGCCGAACGCCGCCACCACCTTCGGCACCGGCACGTTCTGGTACATCATCTTGATGCCGTCCTTATGCGCCTGCTCGGCCAGCGGCATGATCGCGTCTTCGCCTGGGTGGCCCATCATGGCGATGCCGTTGGGCTTGACCGCAACCGCCTCGCGCAATTGCTGCACCATCTTTTCGACGTCCCAGCCGGAGAAGATGTAGTCGACTTTCGGCCCGAGATCGGCCGCCGCCTGCTTGGCGCCATTATAGACGATGGTACCGAAAGCGTCGCCCTCGGCGCCGCCGACGAAGAAGCGGATATGGACATCCTTGCACCATTGGGCGTCGAGCGCCCGTGCAGGCAAGGTCGAGATGGCGGCGCAAAGCGCCGTGGCGGCGGCCACGACGGTCGTGCGCAGAAGTGTCGTTCTGATCGCGATGCTCATGCACTTGTCCTCCCTTTGTTTCCCTCGTCAGCCGAGGGGGCTGTTGACGATTGCTTCGCCACTTACGAACCGGCTCCTCCGCCGGCCAATTCTCTCATCAAATTTGTCCTCACGTCGGATTTTGCAGGTAGCTGGCGCCTCCCCGGCATTGTTTGAGATATTCCAACGCCCGCGCCTGCCCCGTGATTTCGAGATCGTCGCGATAGACCGGGTCATGCCAGCCCTCGATGTCGATGGCGCCCTTGTAGCCGGCCAGCCGCAATTCGCTGATCACCCGCGTCCAGTCGCTGTCGCCGAAGCCGGGCGTGCGCATCTGTACGAAAGGCAGGCGGCCAAACACGCCGTGCTCGCGGATGACGTCCCAGCGCACGGTGGCGTCCTTGCCATGGACATGGAAGATGCGCGGCGCCCATTTGCGGATCTGCGGGATCGGGTCGATCAGATAGACGAGCTGATGGCAGGGCTCCCATTCGAGACCCAGATTATCGTCAGGCAATTCGTTGAACATCAGCTCCCAGGCGTCCGGATTGTGGGCGATGTTCCAGTCGCCGACCGCCCAATTGCCGTCCATGGCGCAATTCTCGAAGGCGATGCGCACGCCCTTGTCGGCGGCGCGCTTGGCCAGCGGTCCCCACACCTCGCGAAAGCGCGGCAGGCTGTCGGTCAGTTTCTTGCCGCGCAAGCGCCCGGTGAAGCCACTGACCATGGAAGCGCCGAACAGATGCGCGTTATCGATGACCGTTTCCCAGGCCGCGAGCACGCCGCGATCGACCTCGCCGCTCTCCAGCGGATTGCCGAACACACCGAGGGAAGACACGACGACATCGGCATCGCCGATCGCCTCGCGGATCTCGCCGGCAAGGCGCGGAAGGTCCTTGCCGCCCAGCGTCTGCCAGAAGAAGGGCTGGATGCTCTCGAAACCAAGCGGCAGGATCTGCCTGACATAGGCAGCGGGGTCTTCGAGATTGGCCCGCACCATGGTGCCGATCCGGATGTCGAGAAGCGGGTTTGGCATCATGGTCCTTCCCTTGCAATCGCCACGCGCCGGCCGGTCT comes from Mesorhizobium japonicum MAFF 303099 and encodes:
- a CDS encoding ATP-binding cassette domain-containing protein, with protein sequence MAERIIELRDITKSYGQVYALGGVNLSVDRGEVVGLIGDNGAGKSTLIKILSGVVRPTSGDILVRDKPVSGWSAARSRDAGIETVFQDRALAVQQTIVRNIFMGRELTGFMGWLKVNKEIEEASRLMREIGFTSKVFTPHSIVGQLSGGERQGVAIARAIYKQAELIILDEPTTALSLTETAKVFHFVRQVRASGRSILFIGHNIHHVFDIADRFVVLDRGKVALTADRSAVKSAEDLINFMEDVAHPGGLPGLREAGEAEQQAR
- a CDS encoding substrate-binding domain-containing protein, whose amino-acid sequence is MSIAIRTTLLRTTVVAAATALCAAISTLPARALDAQWCKDVHIRFFVGGAEGDAFGTIVYNGAKQAAADLGPKVDYIFSGWDVEKMVQQLREAVAVKPNGIAMMGHPGEDAIMPLAEQAHKDGIKMMYQNVPVPKVVAAFGGGYVGAQQEQQGRALGAEAFKLAGLKSGDKAIMIGPFDNESRGARERGTVAALKEAGVDVVQINSVTEWAADPNLAIPVITAALLNNPGVKAVGYPGGQMLGNVPTYMQAAGRKPGDIFNFGFDTSPQIVEGFKGGWVQLTADQQPFMQGYLPILSLCQQVVLGLAPMNVDTGAGFVTPQNYEIVSELAKQALR
- a CDS encoding sugar phosphate isomerase/epimerase family protein, encoding MMPNPLLDIRIGTMVRANLEDPAAYVRQILPLGFESIQPFFWQTLGGKDLPRLAGEIREAIGDADVVVSSLGVFGNPLESGEVDRGVLAAWETVIDNAHLFGASMVSGFTGRLRGKKLTDSLPRFREVWGPLAKRAADKGVRIAFENCAMDGNWAVGDWNIAHNPDAWELMFNELPDDNLGLEWEPCHQLVYLIDPIPQIRKWAPRIFHVHGKDATVRWDVIREHGVFGRLPFVQMRTPGFGDSDWTRVISELRLAGYKGAIDIEGWHDPVYRDDLEITGQARALEYLKQCRGGASYLQNPT